Genomic DNA from Pempheris klunzingeri isolate RE-2024b chromosome 22, fPemKlu1.hap1, whole genome shotgun sequence:
CAGATATACAGTATTATGCAtctgtgtgtaagagtgtgtgtgtttgcaccttGGCTGGCATTGCATTACGCCGTGAGGCAGGAGGCAGACGCATGGGGGTGCCTCAAGGAGCGAAGTCTGTGTGAGAAAATGAAGGTTAATGTTTTACTGGGGACTCTGGTGAATATTCATGTGCAGAATATCTGTTGTATTCTGCTTCTGGCCACACATGAAGTGTGAGTTCCTACATGTATGTGTGTCGACGTGTGTGTAGGAAGCTGACTGATGTACAGTGACGGGGTCGAGTGTGTCGTGGGAGTTCGAGCTCATCTGACAGCGGCGACGTCACCGAGGCTCTGCTGactccacacactcactcacaggtcgctggtgtgtgttggtttgttgCTGTTCGTAGCTTCGCAGCTTCGTACCTGCAGGCAGAACAATTCCTGTTTTAGTATTTCTGAATTTGAGCtcaattaaaaagagaaatctaCTGTCGGGATCCTTTTAAAATCCTTTAAAGTTCTAAGGCCACATTTTTATACTAGTTGCTGCAATTAGTGAGTTCATTTCTCTGATGTTCACATAATGTTTAATGTCTTTGTGGAGGATTTTTAATTCCAGTACAATGAGATGACAAACTGAATTTAAAGTATTGAAACTTAAATGAATTCACCCAACAAATAACACTGTAGAGAAGCCTGGAGACGATCATGACTTGTTATAAAAGTGAGACATTTATTACGAGCTCTCGCTCACTGGACCCCTGTGCTCccagcagaggaggcagagtgGGAAAAGAAAAGGTCTCTGTTGTAACCACCCACTGCAGGGGTGATAATAATTATCAGGAATGGTGTGTGCCTCGCCTTTGAAATAATGTCACAGTTAATGGCGGCTTGTTGCTTCTCCAGCCAGCAACCCTAATAAACTAAGAGAGATATTAAAAGACTTGAAGGTTCAGTAATACTTCTACAGATATGCTTCACACGTATGTTGAGACACTGGATGAGATGCTAAAGCCACTGTGTGCTTCCTGCAAGTCTCCATTACCCAACATACATCAGAAAGAGCAAAACCTTTGTGCACATCCAGGTGCATGAATGATAATTTTGTTCGACGTGCAGCGATCCTGGttatattttcatctttttttttttatcctcgcAGGCTGCCAAGCACTTTCATTAATAAGAGAAGTGTGAGTCAGTGTTAAAGtgagctgaaatgttttaaatgatattCAGTGACACAATAACAAGTGTTGCCTGTGTAGTCAGTCTGATGTATCTGATCCTCAGTGCCTTAGACCCCCTTTGTTGTctaaactattaaaaactgaGCCACGTTGTTGCATTTGGTGACATCGTTCCTTTATCACAATAAACAGGCACTGTACTGTATTATGAGCTGATCCTGTACCATGCTCCTGCAACAACCACTGGCTACACAgtcaaatgtgtattaatccgctgctgaaagtagtccccacCACATACACTACTAAAAACCACAGCTGTGTTGGCAAATTACTGGGCTgagttttaatgatttaatgccCCGTAGACACAGTTGAGCTTCAGACACAGGACAGAGAAGAAGGAAATTATTGAGAGACAGACTCATAACACATTATtggctttggtgttttcaaTCTGTTTCATTATTCTATACAAGCGACATGGACACACTAACAGCCCAACACATCGACAGAGAGAAGTCCTGAGAACAGAACATAATTTACTCACTTACACGACTgtgaacttttcttttttattatttgaaacCTGAACTGCTTCTGTTAAGTTCGTGCTTTAGACTTGTTGAGTTTTATAAGTAGGAACATTTGGAATACAATGACTTCAATATGAGGGCGTGGTCCTATCGTTTTAGCACTTTTGCTCAGAAAGCAATCAATGATTAGTCATTAAAATTCTGCAAAAGATaccaaaataaagcaaaagccTGAACACAGCACACCAGCTCGGAGTGTCTGAACAGTGTAATCAGCATTTGTTTAACCGTCCCAGTTTGATTTGATCAACGAGTCTCCTGTGAGCTGGCCCCACACTGCTCAGTGTAATTAGATTCTAGACAATATGTGGGTTAAATGGAgcttcttgttttctcttttctcccaaCTGGGCattcactttcaaaataaagcccACACCAAATGACTATGGGCGCCAGCGGTCAATAgttttcattatcatcattgaGTACTGTAGAACACTAGAACCTGCTGATCACATTTGGCTGCCTgggcttcctgtctgtctgtccctgtcaagctgtatttccatttcattagGAAGCTCATTTTTTAGAGTTGAAAGTGGCTGATAATGTGAAGAGTGTGGCTCCACACGAACCGTTTCTCTGCTGATGTTTGGTTTTTACTCTGGCTCAGTTTTTACTCAGCTGTAAAAGCATCACTTCAGTATTGATTTTAGAAGCACTGTGGCTGATTTACTTCATGTTTAAGTTCTCCGTCTGCTCATGGGAATATCCAGCTTTGTCTGTTACAGTAGCGCCTCCTAGTGGCTGATTCTGGATGATCTGTTGAGTTAGACCGATGTACAGGTCACACATCTATGGACACAGTAGTTAACAGCCTCATTTATGATATATATTggatatataatataatgtggaGAGCAAATTATCCTCACACTTTTGTTTTCTCACAACAAACGTGTACCTGCAGGCCCAATCAGAGTAGTATAATACCcctttaaataaatatgttgtgaTTAAACTCTCTGAATATCAGACTATTGTAATCGATGCAGctatcatgcacacacacacagtttgttggATTATGCATCACACTTGTTGGCGTCGTGTAATAAGATCTTTGTGGTCCATATGTTCGCCCTATGAATAAACTTAGCTTGAGACTTGAGGTTGCTTGAGTCATTTTATTGGAAAGTCTACACAAGATTGTATGAACAGGGGAACAGCGAACAGCTGGATGGACACATGAGCGAACACAGACTCTGACACAGCTTCAGAAGGGACTGCGTGACGAAAGGAAATAACTTCATAATTAAGTGttgcataaaaaaataacagaaataaaaacacacacacaaatcaggcacaatgacaacagaaaggggaacaacaacaacaacaacaacaacaaaaggcaaGACGACTTTGtttaaagtgcaaaaaaaaaaaaaaaaatgaaatcactaAAACAACTAAATTAACAATGATTAACGACACATTTCTGAATCTCCTCCAGTGGATCTTTATGGCTTGGTCAAAGTAAAAATGGTCTCCAAATCTTCAATTTAGTCCCATAATTATAAAGTTGTCTGTTGGTCAAATGCGTCCATGAAAAACCAAAACTCTCCGTTATTACAAAAACATCCCGTACAATATAAAGCCTTAAGTTTACAATATGGctgttgtttttggtctcttAAATCATATTTACAGCTCATGTTAACAGTGTTTTTCACcatacagtatttacattttaagtaCAAAACAGTTTGCTGTAAGAAACCCACATCCAACCtgctaaaaatgtcaaaattacaTGATTGTTTTTCCACCAAAAAAAGATTCATGTACAGTAGCAACAAACCAGACCAGTCATAATCCTGATCAGTACCAATGATTTCACAACACTCACCACccctgtgttgtctgtctgagCCAAAAACTCCCTGAATACTCTTGCTTGTTTTCATGTGATTATGAGCTGAGTCACAGTATATTTACAGGCCTGATGCAGCATTTGGAGCCTTTGTCACTAAAAACCAGAGGCAGCGTTACTCGAAAACCTTCAACATCAAACATTAAGTATTAAAAGGTTTTTGATGTTCACTGCTGTCACCTTAACACAAGCGATAATGATTCTCAGTGGAAGCTACGACAATCcaaatggtgaaaatgtttactgtttttgtccGGTTCTTTAATTACAGAGACGCCACTGGTACTGTGTCTTCTGGAGAGTAGCGCTGGGAAGATCCTTTGAGAATGACACCCTGTTTGAACATCTCACACCAGGCGCCTTCCTCGTCTCTTTTGCTCACCACATGAACCTCTGCGTGGCTGTGCTGTCCGGCCAGTGGAAGGTCTTGCTGATGAAGAGGTAAAGCGTGGCAGCGTTGACCGCCGTGTACAGAAGAGACTCCACGACGAGTCtgggaagagaggggaggggcaTGTGCAGGCGGTACATCAGGTAGGGAACGATGAAGTACCTGAACTCCAGCAGCTTCTGCGGCACTGTGGCAGCCAGGAGGCACGCCAGGAACGCCAGACTCCAGAACAGCGAGCGAGACTTGAAGGAATCCAGAAAATTCCACCCTGCAAACACGTACGCGGGGACAAGGAGGAAGCGCATCATCTCGTGCCTCTGGAAAAGCCTTTTCCACACGTAGAAGGGGAAATGGCGGTTATCTGCCAGGAGGTACTTGTGGACGAAGGTGAACTTCCACACCAGGAGCAGGGATATGCccgtgatgaagaggaagaacaatGGCTGCTTTTTCAGAGCCTGGAGGAAGCGAAGCACGCGGTGGTAACAAAAAGAGACggggagggagaagaagagggtgaaggagaagaaataaaagagcTGGGGGAAGTTGAGGCAGGCCTCGTGGCTCGTCCTGTCACCCACCACTATCCCATCATTCAGCACCACGAACACCAGGAAGCCCACGCCGACCACAGCGTAAGGCCAGGCCACCAGCAGCACCGCCTTCACGTGACTGGGTGAGATGAGGAACTCCAGCGTGAAGAGCATCACTTTCTTAGCTCCGCCGAAGGACAGCGGCACCTGGGACGGCGGACACTTCTCATCCTTCTTCTTCGTGTGCTCCACCCTCCAGGCTTCGTCCATTTTGGAGGCCACCAACGTGCCGGCGCAGAAGGCCACCCAGATGATGTTGGTCTGGCGGAAGAGCACGGAGCAGACGCCGAGCAGCGCCGAGGCCTTGTGGCAGCCGTAGAGCGTCATGAGGTAGGTGAAGAGGGTGAAGAAAGTAGATCCGGCGTCTGTGTAGTAGAGGAAGTTGAAGAAGTAGAGCACAGGGAAGGTGGATAGAGACAGTGCTGAGAGGACTCGCCGTGAGGTTGTTCGTGtctgcaggaaaagaaaagtgacatgagaaggagaagaaaacgACTAACATGGGTGATTATGTTCACCGTGTGGAAATACCTTGTCCCTGAGGTGCAGTTTGCAGATGAGAAGATAGAGCAGGTAAAGGTTGCCGCAGTTGAACAGCAGGTTGATGAAGCGCAGCATGGCCGTGGAACACACAACCTGGCCCGTCAGGCCGGCGAGCCACACCACGGGCTTGATGACGCCCACTGTGACGAGGTAAAGGCCTGGGAGGGTGGTGATCATCGGGTCCCACTGCACAAAAcatcaagaagaaaaacagatgtaGGACGTCCTGTGTGGCTGTAGGAATGACTGTGATGTTCTGAGTTATCTAGGTTTGGGGTGTCACAAACTGGGGACAAGGGGTTTGGACGATATTGGAGCAAGCGAGGGAAGGTCTAATGAAAGACACTATcaagttgcatcatgggaaacgGAGGATCCAGCATTGTTTTGTAGCTGAACCCACTACAAGGGACTCAAAGTCTGTccatctcagcctctgctgctgtaatattGACGACTGTTTCTTTCAAAAAGCTCTCCGAAGTCAGGGAAGTAAATAACTGATATGCTGGAAGGAGCCTTTAAAACAATGACACTTTatgtttgctgcttttaaagGCGCATTCTGCAAATGGTgtatattttaattacatttccaAAGTATATCTTGCTTTACTTTTACAGTTTACTGAG
This window encodes:
- the alg10 gene encoding dol-P-Glc:Glc(2)Man(9)GlcNAc(2)-PP-Dol alpha-1,2-glucosyltransferase, translated to MEKFEGYIFTALCSTNFLVSCLLFSRVTREQREPYMDEIFHVPQAQKYCQGKFNEWDPMITTLPGLYLVTVGVIKPVVWLAGLTGQVVCSTAMLRFINLLFNCGNLYLLYLLICKLHLRDKTRTTSRRVLSALSLSTFPVLYFFNFLYYTDAGSTFFTLFTYLMTLYGCHKASALLGVCSVLFRQTNIIWVAFCAGTLVASKMDEAWRVEHTKKKDEKCPPSQVPLSFGGAKKVMLFTLEFLISPSHVKAVLLVAWPYAVVGVGFLVFVVLNDGIVVGDRTSHEACLNFPQLFYFFSFTLFFSLPVSFCYHRVLRFLQALKKQPLFFLFITGISLLLVWKFTFVHKYLLADNRHFPFYVWKRLFQRHEMMRFLLVPAYVFAGWNFLDSFKSRSLFWSLAFLACLLAATVPQKLLEFRYFIVPYLMYRLHMPLPSLPRLVVESLLYTAVNAATLYLFISKTFHWPDSTATQRFMW